From Tripterygium wilfordii isolate XIE 37 chromosome 13, ASM1340144v1, whole genome shotgun sequence, the proteins below share one genomic window:
- the LOC120012664 gene encoding uncharacterized protein LOC120012664 — MIHVKRKRKSENDISGISMGHVGDGRPMGSCSGYFGSTLLPSFAHSDYNYNLVVPLDLGSPIYSCHFCGAVFWYEERVKAAPKANPTYTVCCGGGQVVLPFLKSTPPFLYHLLDYSHLGFCRAFRENIRIYNSMFAFTSSGARVDASINNGSGTYVYRINGQNHHRIGSLLPEPGRRPSFAQLYVFDTDNEIDNRVSLFGSSTDARHIDKFIVSELVKFFDEYNEIAKAFRMIRDRFSADDVIPLRLRLLESRVRDGIQYNLPSSSELAALILGDFGQHSCGRDIIVEHRVSGLQRVSELHPSFMAMQYPILFPFGEDGYRIDLKRNIARCHLDSKRERITMREYYAFRLQYRHGEGSTLLRGGRLLQQYIVDAFCSVEEVRLRYVVDNQKQFRVEMYKGIQDALLRGDTNTNDVGKRVILPSSFTAGPRYMIQNYHDAIAICKVYGHPNLFITFTCNAQWPEIIDALKLIPGQRPEDRPDIVSRVFKMKVNELMDDIKKKKIFGHAVACIHTVEFQKRGLPHVHILVWLSLSHQNPSALDIDLIISAEIPNKIIYPVAYETVSRFMMHGPCGVDNHRSPCMINGKCSKHYPKEFVPNTVIGENNAPVYRRRDDKSCIIKNHVPLDNKHVVPHNVNLIVKYQAHINVEWCNRSRSIKYLFKYINKGPDRARAVIERGLQPITAVGGQQITSAPVDEVKLYLDCRYLSAYEAVWRLFEFKIHYRYPAVERLAIHLPGMNSVLLGNDQDLREIGYEDSISRTMFTQWMTTNSNNVDARELTYVLFPTQWVWNQNKRTWTKRKRGMSIGRIVYVHPSLGELYYLRILLNVVKGPCNYEDIRTVNNVLYPSFKEACAAHGFLGDDKEWEEALREAECWASATQLRQLFMTIVVFCEVVNPSILLEKFIESLSDDLVYKANDFHHLGALETTTLSIKNQLLLQLETLFNANSTSLSDHRLPLPTSSSSRGFDNRFVREEMSYDYGHLTNVHSDMVHHLNGDQKKVYDSVIESVDGNLGRLFFVYGHGGTGKTFLYQTIITKIRSEAKIVLAVASSGIASLLLPGGRTAHSRFKIPIQISEHSTCDIKKGTQLARLIQESSLIVWDEAPMVHRYCFEALDRTMRDILCDNDGRDSERLFGGKTILLGGDFRQILPVVAKGTRSDTVNACISRSYLWKHCDIHLLTINMRLSLTGLDPSTQQLMKDFSSWILGIGNGTIECSSSKASRDDEMWINLPQHLLLESLDNHIHCISDAIYGDLQIKYSDIQYLKERAIVTPTNDTVDAINEHLLLRVPTKEIVYYSFDSICRSSGAIHDDDLLYPTEFLNSIKFNGLPDHELKLRVNTPIMLLRNLNQTSGLCNGTRLLVNRLGGRVIEATIIGGTNENSRVYIPRIVMSASDGKWPFTLKRRQFPVRLCYAMTINKSQGQTLKEMGLYLPAPVFSHGQLYVALSRVTSFEGLKILLGKDNHASERETRNVVYSEIFDDL; from the coding sequence ATGAtccatgtgaagagaaaaagaaagtccgAAAATGACATAAGTGGAATTTCTATGGGACATGTTGGAGATGGGAGGCCAATGGGTTCCTGCTCTGGCTATTTTGGTTCTACATTACTGCCATCTTTTGCTCACTCGGACTATAATTACAATTTAGTTGTGCCATTGGATCTTGGTTCTCCGATTTATAGTTGTCATTTTTGTGGTGCTGTTTTTTGGTATGAGGAGCGTGTGAAGGCTGCTCCTAAGGCCAATCCAACATATACTGTTTGTTGTGGTGGAGGTCAGGTTGTCCTTCCTTTTTTGAAATCAACCCCTCCTTTTCTCTACCATCTCCTGGATTATAGCCATCTTGGTTTTTGTAGGGCATTTCGTGAGAACATCAGAATATACAATTCCATGTTTGCTTTTACTTCAAGTGGTGCTAGGGTCGATGCTAGCATTAATAATGGATCAGGCACTTATGTTTATAGAATTAATGGGCAAAACCACCATAGGATAGGGTCCCTCCTCCCTGAGCCCGGTAGAAGGCCGTCTTTTGCTCAGCTATATGTGTTTGATACCGATAATGAGATTGATAATCGAGTGTCTTTGTTTGGATCTTCTACAGATGCTCGGCACATAGATAAGTTCATTGTTTCTGAATTAGTAAAATTTTTTGATGAATATAATGAAATTGCAAAGGCTTTTAGGATGATTAGGGATAGGTTCAGTGCTGATGACGTTATTCCCCTACGTTTGAGGTTGCTTGAGAGTCGTGTTCGAGATGGAATCCAATATAACCTTCCTAGCTCCTCAGAACTTGCTGCACTGATTTTAGGTGATTTTGGACAGCATTCTTGTGGTAGGGACATTATAGTTGAACATAGGGTTAGTGGATTGCAGCGTGTTAGCGAGCTACATCCTAGCTTCATGGCTATGCAATATCCCATTTTGTTCCCATTTGGAGAGGATGGGTATAGAATTGATCTTAAGAGGAATATTGCACGTTGTCATTTGGATTCTAAAAGAGAGCGTATAACAATGAGAGAATATTATGCGTTTAGGTTGCAATATCGGCATGGTGAAGGATCGACATTGCTTAGGGGAGGCCGTCTCCTCCAACAATATATTGTTGATGCTTTTTGTTCAGTTGAGGAGGTCCGTTTACGGTATGTAGTAGATAATCAGAAACAATTCAGGGTTGAAATGTACAAGGGGATACAAGATGCATTGCTTAGGGGTGACACAAACACAAATGATGTGGGTAAACGTGTTATCTTGCCGTCGAGTTTTACTGCTGGTCCTAGGTATATGATTCAAAATTACCATGATGCAATTGCAATTTGTAAGGTCTATGGTCATCCTAATCTTTTTATTACATTCACATGTAATGCCCAATGGCCTGAGATAATAGATGCATTGAAGTTGATCCCTGGCCAGCGGCCAGAAGATAGACCTGATATTGTTAGCCGTGTTTTTAAGATGAAAGTTAATGAGCTTATGGAtgatatcaagaaaaaaaagatttttggtCATGCCGTGGCATGTATCCACACAGTTGAGTTCCAAAAAAGAGGGTTGCCTCATGTCCACATTCTTGTGTGGTTATCTCTGTCTCATCAAAATCCGAGTGCGCTTGATATAGACCTTATTATATCAGCTGAGATtccaaataaaattatttatccaGTGGCCTATGAGACAGTTTCTAGATTTATGATGCATGGACCTTGTGGTGTGGATAATCATCGATCACCATGTATGATAAATGGTAAGTGTTCTAAGCACTACCCTAAAGAATTTGTTCCGAATACTGTTATTGGAGAGAACAATGCTCCAGTTTATAGAAGGAGAGACGATAAATCATGTATCATTAAGAACCATGTCCCTTTAGACAACAAACATGTTGTTCCTCATAATGTAAACCTTATTGTTAAATACCAGGCCCATATTAATGTTGAGTGGTGCAATAGATCACGGTCGATAaagtatctttttaagtataTAAACAAGGGTCCTGATAGGGCAAGGGCTGTTATTGAACGTGGTTTGCAACCTATCACTGCTGTTGGTGGTCAACAAATTACATCTGCACCAGTTGATGAGGTCAAGCTATATTTAGACTGTAGGTACCTCAGCGCATATGAGGCTGTTTGGAGATTATTTGAGTTTAAGATACATTATAGGTATCCAGCAGTTGAGCGTCTTGCAATTCATCTCCCAGGGATGAATTCAGTTTTGCTAGGCAATGATCAGGACTTACGAGAAATTGGATATGAAGACAGTATTTCTAGGACAATGTTCACTCAATGGATGACCACAAATTCCAACAATGTCGATGCGCGTGAATTGACGTACGTTCTATTTCCTACACAGTGGGTTTGGAATCAGAACAAGCGAACgtggacaaaaagaaaaagagggatGTCTATTGGGAGAATAGTTTATGTGCATCCAAGTTTGGGTGAGCTATATTACCTTAGAATTCTATTGAATGTTGTAAAGGGGCCATGCAATTATGAAGATATTAGGACTGTTAATAATGTACTGTATCCCAGTTTTAAGGAGGCATGTGCCGCTCATGGTTTTTTGGGTGATGATAAAGAATGGGAAGAGGCATTAAGAGAGGCCGAGTGTTGGGCGTCGGCTACGCAGCTGAGGCAGTTATTTATGACAATAGTTGTGTTTTGCGAGGTTGTTAATCCATCTATCTTGCTTGAAAAATTTATTGAATCTTTGTCAGATGACCTTGTGTACAAAGCAAATGACTTTCATCATCTTGGGGCGTTAGAGACCACAACACTGTCAATTAAAAATCAACTTCTACTTCAATTAGAGACACTGTTTAATGCGAATTCCACATCACTATCAGACCATAGATTGCCTCTCCCAACCAGTTCTTCTTCACGTGGTTTTGATAATAGATTTGTACGAGAAGAGATGAGTTATGACTATGGACATCTTACAAATGTCCACTCAGATATGGTACACCATTTGAATGGTGATCAAAAAAAAGTGTATGATTCTGTCATAGAGTCTGTTGACGGTAATTTGGGCcgtttattctttgtttatggTCACGGTGGCACAGGTAAAACTTTCCTCTATCAAACAATAATTACTAAGATCAGAAGCGAGGCAAAAATAGTATTGGCAGTTGCATCATCTGGTATTGCATCATTATTGCTACCCGGGGGAAGAACTGCTCATTCAAGATTTAAGATACCTATTCAAATCTCAGAACATTCAACCTGTGATATAAAGAAAGGTACGCAGCTCGCCAGGCTGATTCAGGAATCTTCCTTGATTGTGTGGGATGAGGCACCAATGGTACATAGGTATTGTTTTGAGGCACTTGATAGAACTATGAGGGATATCCTATGTGATAATGATGGACGAGATAGCGAACGACTATTTGGAGGAAAAACAATTTTATTGGGAGGTGATTTTAGGCAAATACTCCCAGTTGTTGCAAAAGGAACAAGATCAGACACTGTTAATGCATGTATAAGTAGATCCTATCTTTGGAAACACTGTGACATTCATCTTCTGACAATTAATATGAGGCTTTCATTGACTGGTCTCGACCCTTCAACACAACAACTCATGAAAGACTTCTCTTCTTGGATATTAGGTATTGGTAATGGAACAATTGAATGCTCCAGTTCAAAGGCTTCCAGAGATGATGAGATGTGGATTAATTTGCCACAACATCTCCTCTTGGAGAGTCTAGATAATCACATTCATTGCATAAGCGACGCAATTTATGGCGacctacaaataaaatattctgATATCCAATATCTTAAGGAGCGAGCAATAGTGACGCCCACTAATGATACAGTGGATGCAATAAATGAACACTTGCTCTTACGTGTTCCAACCAAGGAGATAGTTTATTATAGCTTTGATTCAATATGTCGCTCTTCGGGAGCTATTCATGATGACGACCTTCTTTATCCAACTGAATTTCTAAACTCAATTAAATTCAATGGTCTTCCAGATCATGAATTGAAGTTGAGGGTGAACACACCAATTATGTTATTACGTAATTTAAACCAAACGTCAGGTCTGTGTAATGGAACAAGGCTCTTGGTTAATAGACTAGGTGGACGAGTTATTGAAGCAACCATAATCGGAGGGACCAATGAAAATTCCAGAGTTTACATACCTCGGATAGTTATGTCTGCCTCTGATGGAAAATGGCCTTTTACACTAAAGAGGAGGCAGTTTCCTGTGAGATTATGCTACGCAATGACTATCAATAAGAGCCAAGGTCAGACATTGAAGGAGATGGGTCTGTACTTGCCAGCACCTGTGTTTTCACACGGTCAATTGTATGTTGCATTGTCAAGGGTAACATCATTTGAAGGACTAAAAATCCTCCTTGGAAAGGATAATCATGCATCAGAACGAGAGACAAGAAATGTTGTCTACTCTGAGATCTTTGATGATTTATGA